In Rhizobium leguminosarum, a genomic segment contains:
- a CDS encoding IS5 family transposase has product MPHKHNAARRHHIGKMKFKVTNWAEYEAGLRRRGSLTLWITPDALAGWAAPPRKTRGGQPLYSDLAIETTLMLGMVFGLRLRQSEGLLSSVLDMMTLDLAVPDHTTLSRHRRARTWKPSARSNDRQPVANGPIHVLVDSTGLKIYGAGQWLEEKHGAKSRRGWRKLHLAVDADSGEIIAHSLTDQETGDASQLDLLLDQIDDEIDQFTADGAYDGEPSYDAILGHSAGAKVVIPPRSNAVERANAQASCQRDDHIASIQIDGRLKWQDGAGYGKRALVETAMGRYKGVIGSRLRARSFHAQQTEAAIGVTILNRMLACGRPQSVRCQASKGATK; this is encoded by the coding sequence ATGCCGCATAAGCACAACGCCGCCCGTCGCCACCACATCGGTAAAATGAAGTTCAAAGTGACGAACTGGGCGGAGTATGAGGCGGGCCTTCGCCGCCGTGGCAGTTTAACCCTTTGGATAACGCCGGACGCGCTGGCGGGCTGGGCGGCTCCACCTCGCAAGACGCGTGGTGGCCAGCCTCTCTATTCGGATCTGGCGATCGAAACTACGCTGATGCTGGGCATGGTCTTTGGGCTGCGTTTGCGCCAAAGCGAAGGGCTTTTGAGTTCGGTGCTTGATATGATGACATTGGATCTGGCCGTGCCCGATCACACCACGCTGAGCCGACACCGACGGGCCAGAACCTGGAAGCCATCGGCCAGAAGCAACGACCGGCAGCCTGTGGCGAACGGACCCATTCACGTCCTGGTCGACAGTACCGGGCTCAAGATCTATGGCGCCGGCCAATGGCTGGAAGAAAAGCATGGAGCGAAGTCCCGGCGTGGCTGGAGAAAACTGCACTTGGCGGTTGACGCCGACAGTGGCGAGATCATTGCCCATAGTCTGACAGATCAGGAAACCGGCGATGCCTCGCAGCTGGACCTATTGCTGGATCAGATCGACGATGAGATCGACCAGTTCACTGCCGATGGCGCCTATGATGGCGAGCCAAGCTATGACGCAATTCTGGGTCATAGCGCAGGCGCGAAGGTCGTTATTCCACCACGCTCGAATGCAGTGGAACGAGCCAACGCCCAGGCGTCCTGCCAGAGAGACGATCACATTGCATCCATCCAGATCGATGGCCGGTTGAAATGGCAGGACGGTGCCGGCTATGGCAAACGGGCTTTGGTTGAAACCGCGATGGGTCGATACAAAGGCGTCATTGGGTCGCGTTTGCGCGCTCGGTCATTCCATGCGCAGCAGACAGAGGCTGCGATCGGCGTCACCATTTTGAACCGAATGCTCGCCTGCGGACGCCCGCAATCCGTTCGTTGCCAAGCCTCGAAGGGAGCAACCAAATAA